In Leishmania donovani BPK282A1 complete genome, chromosome 28, the genomic stretch TCGGCGCCTGTACGTTTTCCTTGAGGCCCTTCGGCTTTCGATTCCGTCTCcttgcccccttccctcagACGGGCTCCGCCGCGCAGGTGGGTGAGCGACACGAGctaggtgtgtgtgtgtgtgtgtgtgtgtgtgtgtgtgtgtggcgtaCGCCAATGCGCAAAAAGAAGGGAAAGGCCAAGTAGTGCGTAGCGTTGGGAGGTGaaagagggggtggggtgcagAAAGCAGAAAGGATCCGAAACAGGCGTTTCGCGTACAGTGCCGATGCCTATGCCCCCCCCACACCGCCACAAATCGAAGAGGAAAACCAGAAGACACACCGGCGCACTTTGCTTGCGCAGGGCAGTGCACAAATCGATCAGGCGGAGAGTAGAGAAGAAGTACGTGAGAGGGCCAAAAGGAGAAAGATGTGCGAGATGAGACAACAGACGCGGTCAAGCGGCAAGCGGGTGCCGTCGAGACGACAAGCGGGGTGAGCGAGGAGTGGGAGATGTTGCCTACACATTCACGCAtggacacgcacgcgcctgcagcaccgcttgCCTTGGAAAGCCGGACGGCCATCTACGGTGAGGGACTCAAATGAAAGACTCCTATGCTGCCTGcagtcgccgctgcccgtgTAGTTGTCATCGGTGCTCTCTAGAAAtagcagctgctgcttttgttttccctttCCCGCCTCGCCTCGATCGTACACGAACACAGAAAAACGATAAGATTTGTAACGGAAGTCAATGTAGTGGGAGCCTCCTGCACGCACAAGAGTCACAGACACGCCCATATGAAAAGCAGCCAaacaacacacgcacgcgcatgcaagTACTCGTTCGGGTGAGTATTCGCGTCTGGACAGTGAGCGGAGTCGGTTCAGATGTGCGCCCGCTAGGCACAGCCGTAGCGCTTGTATGTGCTTACCCTTATCCCTCAAAAGCAGCGAGAGCACcaccaacgcacacgcacgcttcCATGATCGCCACGCTCACCGAGTACAGagtgtgtgtacgcgtgtgttACTTCTTTCTGGCAACGAGTGCCGTCCGGTGCACGCCCATCCACATGTCGACGCGCCGCTTCGCAAAGATGAAGTACTTCTGCATATGAACCCAGCCACTACCGCGGCAGGATCGCCCGACGGAGTCGAAGGCGACGACCGCCGAGAGCGTGACCACAAATGCGATGACGCTCCAGAACCACGTGTAGGCGTCCGACAAGCGACCCGCGCAAAGGCGGTAGACTAGGCGGTACGCGCCATACGCAGGTATGCACACAACACAGAGAAAAATAGCGTAGAACACGATCACAAAATCGCACGAGAAGGGGATGAGGGCGACGTTGTGCTTGCATCGGGAGAAGCGGGTTGCCTCATACCAGTCACCGAGGTAGAGACGATGTGACTTGACAGCGCGCAGCTTGGGGTGCATCTCGATTAGGGTGGAGAGTGCCTGAACAGAGAGCTCGTTGCGCCAGTTGCGCGGCGGGTCATCGAGGCTGTACGTCTCCAGCACGTCGGCGTGCTTGCACGCCATCATAACGCGATGcacggcaacggcgtcgtTCCACCCCTCCAAGGTCACCTCGCGCAGGTTATGGCAGCGGCTGAGAGGGCCtaggagctgcggcgccatcggCTCGCAGTGGCGCGATAAATACACGTACTCAATGCCAGGATTCCAGCGGAAGAGTGGCTCGATGAGACGGGCATCGAGCGCGTCAAAAGCCTCCCCACTGCATGAGTGGGGCACGATGATGCTCTTACACCCGCGCTCCGTGCCGAAGGCCCATACACCGCGCAGCCGACTCCGCAGGGACGGAAGAAAGTACGCTGTATTCACAACGCACGTGGGTTGGTCGGGAAAGCCGAAGAGGGACGGGTTGACGGCGGCGTAGCCGAGCGTCTTTTGAATGTCTTTGATGCaccagcggtgcagcggcatcgtGCGGAAAAAGCCACGGTACAAGGGAATGTACTCCATGCGTCGTCTTCGCTCCGTGAAAGGGTTGTAGAACAGTGGCCTCCATCGGCGCGGCTCCATCTTTCTCGCGCGGCAACGCTGCGTCGAAGGAAAGAAGGTCAGAGCGGCTTACCTGCCGGCTACGCCTGCCTCTCACTTGGATGAGGTCACCCAAGGGGAAAGAACTAACAAGAGAGTCGAAACGGAAACAatgaggaggtggagagatGGGCAGTCGCGCTGTTGTAAGAGCAGGTGATTGTACTCGTCCATGCGCCCGTCAGCAAGTTTGCGGTGTCCGTcgggaagaggaaaagaaaacgccgccgacgcaggtGCTCATTCCTCGCACCTCGCAGGGTGTCCTGCTgaatgtgcgcgtgtgcccgtAAGTGCGGGGAAAGGAAAGCTGAAAAAgtggtgcgcgtgtcttCGCATGCGCCACGGGTTCAGAGAATCGAGAatcgacagagagagagacgagtgATGGCGTTGCGACACCCAAAgatgcccccctcccctcaccccttcTGACCACCTATTCGAAGACGAGTTGCACCGTGAAACGTTGCCCCACGCGTGCTCGTGTGGGAAGTAAGTCGAGAAAGGCTGAGGAAAGGCGCAAGCAATATGGAAGTGCGTGCGCGGATGCGTGGTAGACAAGACAGTGTAGAATATGCCCACCATTCTGAGGGATCATAAGAGAGAAAGGACATGAAGAAACGTCTTGATGGGGAGGAAAGCAAGGCAAGACTCTGCAAAACAGCGTGCGATCCGCCCCTGCGAGATGCAAGCGCGCGCATGCTGAGCCCGCCTCCCTGTGCATGTCAGCATGGAGACGGTGATGagctcttttttgtttcgcttcGGCTCTTGGTTGGCGTACGGCGACAATCTCGCGTGGCTTCCAGGAAAATatagagcgagagaggaggggggggcacgATTTTTTGCGGCACCCCGCAAGCACAGTTCTTCtcgggagagagaggagagggttGTCGTGGGCGAGTGGTGGGTGGagtagagggagggaagaggggaagaggggaaggtGCGATGATAAGAGACAGTGGAGAAAGGCGGCGTGGTTGCTTCTCGCATGGGTGTACATGTCCGCGTGTGTTTGCCGGCGCCAACGTGGAGCCGGCAGAAGTAAaccacacaaacacacgcgcgcgtgtacACGTTCGACTCAAACGAAAATGAGAAGACCGCTAAAGGGGGAGCAAAAGACAAGAGAAAAACGGAAAATGCGCGCCGACACTGCGTCCACCTCGCTCGCCGTCTGTGTCGTTGTACTGGAAGGAGGCACGAAACcaacaagcgaaaaaaaaatggcgTGTCTTGCTTCGTGGGTTCGCTACATTtagaaaagagaaaggagagcgcgtgtgcctgtgtacCTGTGCACGTGTATCGGAGGCGTgttagagagagagggctgCGGGGGTGTGGGAGTGGGAAACGTCCTCCGACACGCACAAAGGGCGTTCGGCCTCGGGTGtgaaagaggggggaagggaaggatAATGTCAGAGTTTAGGTTTTTGCACGAGAAacacgcgcggcagcagagtCCCCCAGAACGCGGGCAAACGACTCCGCAATGCAGGCGAGACAACACGACGCCTACGACACTCTGTAAGGCAAGACTTTGAAGAGGAAAAATGCAAGTCGCGTTGTCGCGAAGAGCGCGCTCTGGGTGATGGTGAAAAACAACATAGGGCAAAGGGCGCaagagggaaaaaagggaagacgCGTCCGCGTGCCCACCAGCGGGGTGAGCTGCAAGACGgtgtacgtgcgcgcagagagagagggacatacacacacatacacgcaaacAAGCACAGATGCGCGCATGAGAAATAGAAAAGTACGCTACACGAGAACTAGATGTGTCCGCACCCTCTACGTGGTGTTTCCTGTCTCCCGTCCTACGTACACGAGTGGCGTGACGCACGCGCGATTCAGTCCAGCACAGGCCACGATGGAAAGTATCTCATGTAGTACTCATCCATCCGACGAAAGTGCACGAGTCGCACATTGAGCGGTACGCTGAGCGCGGCTACGCGGTGCACCGCTGACGCGATCCCAGAGGCAATCCACTCCTTATCGTTGTTGAAGACACCGCCGCCCACCTTGGTGAGAAAGATGGGCGGTAGCGAAAagggcggcgtcgctggcgaaGACGCGACCGCCAAGCTGGCCTGCCGCTCCAAATCACGGAGGGTGTGCTGAACGCCGACCAGGAGCGTGGCCTCGTACGTGCCGCGTAAGATGATGCGGGAGAGAGTGGCAATGCCAATCCACTCCAGTGGCGTGCAATGGTCCTTCGGGGGCAGGCTCAAGGCACTGTTGTACGTCTGAGTCACTTCATGAACCTCCACCTCGGCAGCAACATCTGCATCCAATCTGCACACAACTTTTCGCTCCGCTTGATCGGTGAGTTGGCGCTGCTCACGAACGCGGAAGACAGGCGGGTCGTGCAGAGGCAGCGTCACGGTGGCATCTTCCACCAGTCCAATGCGAAGACGCGACGCCAACTCCTCCTCGACATCCGCCATCGAGATCCcttcgacggcggcgatgcgatGCAATCGCGCAGGCAGCGAGGCCATTTGCCGTTTCAGAAAAAAGTACCCGTTTCGGATCGTGAAGAAGTGTtcccgcggcagcgcaggcgcgctGCAAGCAGTGGAATAAGCGGCATCCGTAGCATAGGTAGCGTCACCACTGCTGCGCGCACGGGTGAGGTAATCGACAAGTTCGTCCAGCATGTTCAGCTGGCGATCTGTTTGCTGTCCACGGTCGGCCACATCAGCATTTTCCGTGAAAGCCGCCGCATCCGTGGCTCCAAAGAAGTCGGGATGTAGAAGGTAGTTACGATAGACAGTACCAGCCATGCACGCCAAGGCACACGCCGGCCCCTGGGTCGGATAATGCGCGTAGTGACGCACGCCGTGCTCCGGTGAAATTTCAGACGACGAGAACTCGAGCAGGTTGAACTGACTGGCGACCTGAAAGACGCCATTCACCGTGAGGCTGTGCATCCGCCCAGCGTCGCCCGTGACATGTACGCACGTCACGGGCGACGGTGGTTTGGACATCTCGCAAGAGCTAATTCTAGCGGCTGCTAGTTTCGCGAGCAGCCCTGGGTACTTCTCGTCAAACGTGcgcacggccgccgtcgttTCCGTGCGAAGATCGGCAACCCTTGGCGTGGAAtgccagccgctgctgacgggGAGGCCGCCTGCCACGCGCGGGTGGTGAAACAAGGCCCGCTCCTTGCGCACGCGGTTGTGGCCGCTCGACTTGttggcgcgcaccgcctcaaAGGTGCAGTTTTGAAAGAGGGAACGTCGTGTGGCAACGTAGTCGCCCTCCGCAAAGCCGAAGAGGGCCTCGAAGAAACGCTCGCCGATAGGCATTTCCTTCACGGAAGGTTCGCTGGCCGGCGCGCGAGTACTTTCTGGGCTAGCGCCGCTCATGCCGTTGGTGCCGATGCGCTTTGTTGTCGATCTCCTGTGTAGTGTGCAAGTGGCGGATCGAGAGCGTAAGGGGCAGAACGAAACGCCGCCCCCgcgaggagaagagagcacaaggaaaaagaagTGCCGTCAAGAGACAGCGCAAGACGCATGGCCTCCAGTCAAGCGtatggcacacacacggtatgtgcgtgcgcgaatGCATGAGAAGGGTTCCTCTGCTTCCCGTCCACTGGGGAAAGGGGGTTGCGGGCGAGGCGCAAAGAGCGGGTGTCTTCGTTGCCATCTATTGCTTTTCTTTCCGCGTTGTGGGCGTGCTCTGTAACTCCAGGGATCGGCATCGCGAGAAGGCAAGCAAAACTGGAAATGAAGAGAGCAGCGAAGTATGATCCACctcgacagcagcgaggacgcAGAGGGGGAGCACCAGAGCAGGAAGACGGCAAAGGACAAGAGGTGTcaaaggagggggtggggcacaGAGATTAATTGGCCGTGCATGGGAtgatgtgcatgtgtgtgtgcgtttgtgtgtatgtgtgtgtcatACCCTGCTGGCTGCTGACCCTCATtcgtcgcggtggcgcttcTGCTCTGCCGTCTCGCGCGCGTTGTGGAGGTGAGTGGCTTGTGCATCCGGCCAGCGAGCGGACAATGAGCAAAGGAATGATACGGTTGGAGCTAGGCAGCAAAACGCGTTCAGTCACACCCACAAACACACTCCTTGAACAACGCTGGACGACGCACCCTCCTGCTCTGTTGTCTTCCTCGTATATGGCTCCCgtcaaccccccccccgtgaAGCATCCGCGCCGTCTGAATGATGTTGGTATCGTTTTGTCACTGTTGATTAATGTTCGGCGTCACGTTGCCCCCCTGAGAACACCCctgcccctccgccctcgcccCCACCCTTTCCGTAGTCGCGGCGCAGGAGTGCGTaagaaaacaagaaaggGGATGAGCGTTAGCCAGATGAAGCGTTGGTGCATACGCTCGCATACGTAAAAATAGACGCGACGTCTCATTTTGCCATCTGGGCCTACTCGATACCATCCACAGAGGCAGAGCCAAGCATCTGTGTACTGGTTGTCGCATCCACCGGCAccgcaggcgctggcgccttGCTCGCCGATGGCACAATCTTCTTTGCAGGCGCTATGGGTGCCGGTGGCATCTTGCGTTCTGCCGCGACCTTCGCCTCTTCGGTTGCCTTCTCGTCTCGCCCGCTGTCCTCGTCCTTGCCCCCTTCCTTGGCTGAGAGGTCGACCATCACGGAAGCCTCGGTGGGCGGAACATAGGTGTCGAGCGTCTCATCACGGCTCATGAGCAGCGTCTCCATCTCGTTGTACTGCTTTTCGTagatgagctgcagcgccgtcttgcCCATGATGTTCTGCTCAGCCGCCCTCCACccgtgcgccagcagcgcctccgccgcagcaacgCGGTTGTTCAGCGCAGCAAAGTGCAGGGCCGTATTGCCCTCGTCATTCGGGACATTCGGTTGGGGGTTGAACTGGAAGAGCATCTCCAAGATGGGCATGTGGCCATTCGCAGCTGCCATGTGCACCGCTGTGCGGCCCTGCTCATCCCGCGCGTCGACGTCGCTCGGGTTCTTATCCAGGTACGCCTTAAGCAGATCCAGGTCACCGGCTTCGTTGTACCGCGCACTGTCGAGGAACGCATCCACGTCCGTGAGCGGCTCGCGAAACTCTGAGTCCGGCTCGTAGTAGGGCTCCATCGttgtgcgcgcctctctcgcggGGTCCTTTCTCAGTCGCGTCTGTACCAGTCGGGCTGTGTTTCCTCTGATGTTGTGTGGCATGGTGAAAGAGACGAAATAGGCGCACAAGGACAGGATTAGATGGGATGCGCACAGTACACCTTACATGCGTACATCGCAGGAAGCGCACGAGTGTATCGCGCTGCGTGCACGCCtgggtgcttgtgtgtggTGTGAACAGCAGGAGCTGATGGCCGCTCCGtacgcagccgcgcacaaaGACGCGGCCTCCACGGCGGTAACGAAAAGAGGAAGGCGCTCGCAGgaaggaggcgacgctgaaGGACTGCATCCGCGCCATCTGGGCGTATACGTAACCCGGTACTTTCTTTCCGTATGAGGCCTTCCGGCCACCCGACAAGAAAAGAATCGCCACCGCTACCACGCTTGCTACATGTACTTCCCACGCCTGGAGAGCTATGCCGCGACTCCTCgacctcttccctcctctcctcggGTCCACTGTCGCGGCCCAAGAGACACCGTCagggagggtggtggtgactTGCTTTGATGATATTCCCTTTCTGTTGGATTTTGTTAATGAGGAGAAGGTAGAAACACACAAGAACACACACCCAtacagagagacacagacaggcacacacacgcacgcacacatgggGCAAATaaagaagggaaggggaaaggggTCGTACATTGGGGGTTTGTCGACATCGTCGACAGAAGACAAGGAAAGGCAAAACTGGAAAGGCACACTCCAGCAcgaccacacacacacacaaacaccatcacgcacactcacaggCATGGAGAAAAAGATAGGGCTCCTTGCAATCGGCATCATCGCCATGATCGCGCATACGCCCCCACACGatcacgcacagacacgggcacgaaacgaaaacgaaaaatgTAGAACAgagaacaaagaaaaaggaacaTGAGTCACACGCCACCCTCACATACGCAGGCGCGACCGTCGCCACACCATTCACAGTATCATCTACCCTTTACCCCTCACCTACTTCCACACCTCATCCATCAGTGCAGAGTATCACAGACACACTCGGCAAGGGGCATAGAAGAGTATAAAACAGGTGCAATCGAAGACGACACCAACGCGCCTCAGCCACCCTCACTTGAGTTACGTTATTCGTTGCTCTTGCACGCGCGTACTTGTTTTTTCTCCCTTGCACGCTATAACATTCCGCTCATctccacatacacacactgCCTCCTCCCGCTTCTTTCTGCGCTTTCCGATCCTTGTGTGCCTCCTAGTTGATTTTTGTTTCGCCTTCAgggcagaagagagagaaggacacCAGAGATGCGCGCCTCGGCAGGGCCCACGcgtgggaggagagagaggtaggAAGACGGTCAGAGCAAGAGAGTGAAGAAGAGCTGGACAAGGATCTATCGGTGGGCgagagcaaaaaaaaggaggttCCTTGCACCTGATTCGATTCTCTGCGCGCATGAGTGTaagtgggtgtgtgggtgttgcGCTGGTTTTGCGTTGCCCATAGCATAGAAGGGGCACGCGtctccacacacgcacacccgtaCAGACCCACGCGCGCAGATAAGCCGAAAACACACAAGAGTCCCTTCTCAGACCCACCCTCGCAACGATGACCCCACGATGGCGTATGTGATGGAAAGGAGAGCcacgaagagggagagaagaaaagaggagagatCCATTCTGGATGCAGAGGGTGCCGCGAAGACGAGCAGTAAACATGAGTGCGGGCCCGCAATAGtagaaaagaagagggggatATGGTTGCCGCTCCTTGGGGTGACATACATCCGCGTTGATATCATCCGGCATGCTAGGCGCTGCCTGgcatacgcatacacagagagaaacacTAACGCGCGCCCATACACTCTCTCGCGCCGTATATCGCATCACCAAGCATGTCTAATACAACATCGACAGGTGCAAGAACGCAACGAACGAGCGACATGCAGGCACGGACGCACAGGGtaaaagaagagaggcgccCCGCAGACCAAAGGGAAAAATAGATCGACAGGCCGAGGAGACGAACAACAAGCgaacgacgacggcaacaagagcagcagcaacgagaAGGAAAGTATGAAGCGcgcgcggagagagagagagaggagggggtggggagcaCGAAACACAGAGACGCGCCAACGTGCACCAGTCAAGCCTtaacacgcacgcaaaaaggaaaaagcaAAGCGGCGCAGCCAGTCGATGAAACGGAAGAGGGGAGACATATGAACCCcccaacacgcacacacacacacacggcgctgcgccttcctttcttcttctttcttgtttgtttttgcttATCGCGCCTTTTCAGCTGCACGCCGGTGCAATCCGAAAAcggcgcccctcctcctcctctcccatTCTTCTCGCATACGTCTCGTTACGAGTAGAACTTCGGCTTCTTCACAGACGGCTTAAGGATCTGGAAGGAGCACATGAGCTCGTTGTCCACGGTCatcacggcgccgctgttaTCGAACTCATTACAGTAGTTAGGGGCAGAGAAGATGGTGATGAGCTTGCGCTTCGCGAAAAACTGGTACCCATCCTCTACGACTTGGTGCGCGCGGCAAATCAGCTCAAACTGGTGCTTATTCAAGAACTTCTCTACAATATCCTGACCGAAAGTGAAGGACACGCCACGGTCGTTCTCGCCCCACCCCGAGAGACCTTCCTCCGGGTCTGACCACAGCAAGTCGCAGATCAGACCAGTGTCCGCCACATCGCACGGGCGTGTGATCTTCTTGATCTGGTCCATCGTCTGCAGCTCCGGCGAAAGGCCACCATGGCAGCAGAAGATCTTGTCATCGATAATACACGCCACAGGAAGGCAGTTGAACGTATCTGTGAACGCCTTCCAGAGACGAATGTTGTAGCGGCGCTTGCACTCGTCGAAGAAGCCGTAGATGCGATTGATGCTGGCGCACTCGTGGTTACCTCGAAGGATGAAGAAGTTCTCGGGAAACTTCACCTTGAAGGCGAAGACCAGGCAGATGGTCTCGAGACCCTGCTTTCCGCGGTCCACGTAGTCGCCGAGGAAGAGGTAGTTCGCTGTCGGCGGGAAGCCGCCGTTCTCGAAGAGACGGATAAGGTCGTAGTACTGGCCGTGAATATCGCCGCAGATCTTGATGGGCGCCTCCAGCTCTagcagaggcggctgcgAGAGAAGAATCTCGCGCGTGCGTATCGCCAGCTGCTTCACGTCATTCTCGGCTAACTGCACCTGCTTGCCCGGCTTCGCGCCACGCacctcgagcagctgctcgatAATGGAGTCGACGCTCATATCTGCTGCACTCTGTTGTTCTTTTTCCcttcgctgcagcggcacctcgaCTTCCTCAACGGGCTTGGCGGGCTTCGCTCtgcgtcgctctcctctaAAGCGTGCAActatgctgctgctcggAAAATCGACGTTTCTGCGGAGGtgagaaaaggaaaagaaagcggTGTTGAAGTCGCCTAGCTGGCCTTTACTAACCGAAACAAACTGAAAAAGCCAACAcacgcgctgctgacgccgtCGGGCGGGTCAATGATGATGGTagaggggaggaagaaaTGGGAAATTGTATGTTGTGATGGTGAGGCTGTCACGCAGGCCAGAGAGGAGCAGCTTTACAAACAACACGGGAAGATCAAAAGTAGACAAAACAAAACGGTGAATCACATGCACTTgttcatgtgtgtgtgtgtgtgtttcgttTTCTCACACAGCGACACTTCACCGATCACGTAAGTTCGTGCCTTCGGCCAGTgtgcttttgtgtgtgtgtgtgtgtgtgtgtgtgtgtgtgtgcctgctgctgtagGGCTGTGCGCCAGGCTCAGCGCGAAAACTGCTTTATTCGCTGCGCAATAAGATACACAGAACAGGAGAGAAGACACCCTCAAGAACAACGGTGAGAACCCACAAAATAAGAAGAATGAGGAGCCCCTCCACGACAcggacaacaacaacacgtGCACGTCAGCTCAACGTAGAATGGTGGGCCACTTCTCCGCGTGATTCGCTTCCTTGTTGCGGTTGCGGCTGCGTTCGGTATGCTTGCTCTCCCTTCGAAGTCTATattcgccgccgcggagagGCACAGAAGAGGGAACAGCCAAGCAACCAACGGAAGAACGGAAAGGCGCTACCACGTCAGCAACGCGACAAAACACGTAccgtagacacacacacacacgcaagggGGAAGTCGTAGGGAGGCGGCAAGACGGCA encodes the following:
- a CDS encoding serine/threonine protein phosphatase catalytic subunit, putative; the encoded protein is MSVDSIIEQLLEVRGAKPGKQVQLAENDVKQLAIRTREILLSQPPLLELEAPIKICGDIHGQYYDLIRLFENGGFPPTANYLFLGDYVDRGKQGLETICLVFAFKVKFPENFFILRGNHECASINRIYGFFDECKRRYNIRLWKAFTDTFNCLPVACIIDDKIFCCHGGLSPELQTMDQIKKITRPCDVADTGLICDLLWSDPEEGLSGWGENDRGVSFTFGQDIVEKFLNKHQFELICRAHQVVEDGYQFFAKRKLITIFSAPNYCNEFDNSGAVMTVDNELMCSFQILKPSVKKPKFYS